One part of the Janthinobacterium sp. 17J80-10 genome encodes these proteins:
- the cyoE gene encoding heme o synthase, with product MTTLTISSNRIAQYWALTKPRVTQLAVFCAVIGMFLATPDLPDWRVVVAATVGIWLLAGAAFAVNCLVERSIDAKMARTARRPMARGEITVSQTLAFSGVIGGAGAWVLYTLVNPLTMWLTLATFVGYAVIYTMVLKPATPQNIVIGGLSGAMPPALGWAAIANDVPMQAWILVLIIFVWTPPHFWALALYRRDDYAKSGLPMLPITHGLQFTQFHILLYTIVLVATTMLPYAVHMSGLIYLVSAALLGAVFLWYAWRIYRHYTDLLARKAFTYSIIYLSLLFAALLVDHYLKI from the coding sequence ATGACCACCTTGACCATTTCCTCGAACCGTATTGCCCAGTACTGGGCGCTGACCAAGCCGCGCGTAACGCAGCTGGCCGTGTTTTGCGCCGTCATCGGCATGTTCCTCGCAACCCCCGACCTGCCTGACTGGCGCGTCGTGGTGGCGGCGACCGTCGGCATCTGGCTCCTGGCCGGTGCCGCCTTCGCGGTCAATTGCCTGGTCGAACGCAGCATCGATGCCAAGATGGCACGTACTGCCCGCCGCCCGATGGCGCGCGGTGAAATCACCGTGAGCCAGACGCTGGCATTCTCGGGCGTGATCGGCGGTGCTGGCGCATGGGTGTTGTACACCTTGGTCAACCCGCTGACCATGTGGCTGACCCTGGCCACCTTCGTCGGCTATGCCGTGATCTATACCATGGTGCTGAAACCGGCGACGCCGCAAAACATCGTCATCGGCGGGCTGTCGGGCGCAATGCCGCCGGCGCTGGGCTGGGCCGCCATCGCCAATGACGTGCCGATGCAGGCATGGATCCTGGTGCTGATCATTTTCGTCTGGACGCCGCCGCATTTCTGGGCGCTGGCCCTGTACCGCCGCGATGACTACGCCAAGTCCGGCCTGCCCATGCTGCCGATTACGCATGGCCTGCAATTCACGCAGTTCCACATCCTGCTCTACACCATCGTGCTGGTCGCGACCACCATGCTGCCCTACGCAGTCCACATGAGCGGCCTGATCTACCTGGTCAGCGCGGCCCTGCTGGGTGCAGTATTCCTGTGGTATGCCTGGCGCATCTACCGCCATTACACCGACCTGCTGGCGCGCAAGGCCTTTACCTATTCAATCATTTACCTGTCGCTATTGTTTGCGGCGTTGCTGGTCGACCATTACCTGAAGATCTGA
- a CDS encoding SCO family protein — MQLSPVDSAFKNTDVTGLGYARDFALTDHNGKPRTLADFKGKAVVVFFGFTHCPDVCPTTMAEMAGVMQQLGPQAEKVQVLFITVDPERDTPQLLAQYVPAFYPSFLGLVGDKAATEKVAKEFRVFYQKVPGKEAGSYTMDHTAGSYVFDPQGRIRLFIRHGQGAEPIAHDLKILLAGK, encoded by the coding sequence ATGCAGCTGTCGCCCGTCGACAGCGCCTTCAAGAACACGGACGTGACCGGGCTGGGCTATGCCCGGGATTTCGCCCTGACCGACCATAACGGCAAGCCGCGCACCCTGGCCGATTTCAAGGGCAAGGCCGTGGTCGTGTTCTTCGGCTTTACCCATTGCCCGGATGTCTGCCCCACCACCATGGCGGAAATGGCCGGCGTCATGCAGCAGCTTGGCCCGCAAGCCGAGAAAGTGCAGGTCCTGTTCATCACGGTTGACCCCGAGCGCGATACGCCGCAGTTGCTGGCGCAATATGTGCCGGCGTTTTATCCGAGCTTCCTCGGGCTTGTGGGCGACAAGGCCGCCACGGAAAAGGTCGCGAAGGAATTCCGCGTGTTTTACCAGAAGGTGCCGGGCAAGGAAGCCGGCAGCTATACGATGGATCACACCGCCGGCAGCTACGTGTTCGACCCGCAGGGGCGCATTCGCCTGTTCATCCGCCATGGTCAGGGTGCCGAGCCGATCGCGCATGACCTGAAGATACTTTTGGCGGGGAAGTAA
- the rpoH gene encoding RNA polymerase sigma factor RpoH, which translates to MNARSAQSALVPAANNLVALGFPGNLGNIESYISAVNRLPMLSHEEEISLAKKLREQNDLAAAQSLILSHLRLVVSIARGYLGYGLPHADLIQEGNIGLMKAVKRFDPDQGVRLVSYAMHWIKAEIHEYILKNWRLVKVATTKAQRKLFFNLRSHKEGLDAMTPAQVDALAKTLDVKREEVIEMETRLSGRDIALEAPTDEDDDGKFAPIAYLSSEAQEPTRVLEAQQYDRLQSEGLEAALGKLDARSRRIVEARWLASDDGSGATLHELADEFGVSAERIRQIEAVALKKMKGALAEFA; encoded by the coding sequence ATGAACGCACGATCTGCACAGTCCGCACTGGTACCTGCCGCCAACAATCTGGTGGCACTCGGCTTTCCCGGCAATCTGGGCAATATCGAGTCTTATATCTCGGCAGTCAACCGCCTGCCGATGCTGTCGCACGAAGAAGAAATCTCGCTCGCAAAAAAGCTGCGCGAGCAAAACGACCTCGCTGCGGCGCAATCGCTGATCCTGTCGCATTTGCGCCTGGTGGTTTCCATCGCGCGCGGCTACCTCGGCTATGGCTTGCCGCATGCCGACCTGATCCAGGAAGGCAATATCGGCCTGATGAAGGCTGTCAAACGGTTCGACCCGGACCAGGGCGTGCGCCTGGTGTCGTACGCCATGCACTGGATCAAGGCAGAAATCCACGAATACATCCTGAAGAACTGGCGCCTGGTCAAAGTGGCCACCACCAAGGCCCAGCGCAAGCTGTTCTTCAACCTGCGCAGCCACAAGGAAGGCCTGGACGCCATGACGCCGGCGCAGGTCGACGCCCTCGCCAAGACCCTGGATGTGAAGCGCGAAGAAGTCATCGAGATGGAAACCCGCCTGTCGGGCCGCGACATCGCCCTCGAAGCGCCAACCGATGAAGATGACGACGGCAAGTTCGCGCCAATCGCTTATCTATCGTCGGAAGCGCAGGAGCCCACCCGCGTGCTGGAGGCGCAGCAGTACGACCGCCTGCAAAGCGAAGGCCTGGAAGCTGCGCTTGGCAAGCTCGATGCCCGTTCGCGCCGCATCGTCGAGGCACGCTGGCTGGCCAGCGACGATGGTTCCGGCGCCACCCTGCACGAACTGGCCGACGAGTTCGGCGTTTCGGCCGAGCGCATCCGCCAGATCGAGGCGGTGGCATTAAAAAAGATGAAAGGTGCGCTGGCCGAATTCGCCTGA
- a CDS encoding permease-like cell division protein FtsX yields the protein MKNWLRLHAYALAGAWRHIRAPRGGFLLNVAVIAIALMLPFAGLTLLENIRPVSQQLVVEPEISLFLKADTPREQANALAAPIRRALKEADLQGNLEFIPREKALNTLDARTGVAAAVEALGANPLPDAYVLKLSGLDNVAQAARTDALVTRLQALQGVDHVQLDSAWVKRLAAVMQVLQLALLLLAITLGTVVVAVVFNTIRLQVLHQSEEIVLSKLVGASNAFVCRPFYYAGAFLGLIAGMVALGLVTLGLYPLNQALADVVQLYGSQFRLAPLSAQVWLGLLCASAALGWIGALLSVKRSIGRLA from the coding sequence ATGAAAAACTGGTTGCGGCTGCATGCCTACGCCCTGGCCGGCGCCTGGCGCCATATCCGTGCCCCGCGCGGCGGCTTCCTGCTGAATGTGGCGGTGATTGCCATCGCCCTGATGCTGCCCTTCGCCGGCCTGACGCTGCTGGAAAACATCCGGCCGGTGTCCCAGCAACTGGTGGTGGAACCGGAAATCAGCCTGTTCCTGAAAGCCGATACCCCGCGCGAACAGGCGAACGCGCTGGCTGCGCCGATCAGGCGGGCGCTGAAGGAAGCCGATCTGCAAGGCAATCTGGAATTCATCCCGCGCGAAAAAGCCCTGAACACCCTCGATGCTCGCACCGGCGTGGCAGCCGCAGTGGAGGCGCTGGGCGCCAACCCGCTGCCGGACGCCTATGTGCTGAAACTATCGGGACTCGATAACGTCGCCCAGGCAGCGCGCACGGATGCCCTGGTGACCCGCCTGCAAGCCTTGCAAGGCGTCGACCACGTGCAACTGGATTCGGCCTGGGTCAAGCGCCTGGCCGCAGTCATGCAAGTATTGCAACTGGCGCTCTTGTTGCTGGCCATTACACTGGGGACAGTGGTGGTGGCAGTCGTTTTCAACACGATCCGCCTGCAAGTCCTCCACCAGAGCGAAGAAATCGTCCTGAGCAAGCTGGTGGGTGCGTCCAATGCTTTCGTATGCCGGCCGTTCTATTACGCTGGCGCATTCCTGGGCTTGATCGCCGGCATGGTTGCCCTGGGCCTGGTTACCCTGGGCTTGTACCCCCTCAACCAGGCTCTTGCCGATGTGGTGCAGCTTTATGGCTCGCAATTCCGCCTGGCGCCCCTGAGCGCCCAAGTCTGGCTTGGCTTGCTGTGTGCGAGCGCTGCCTTGGGCTGGATCGGCGCCCTGCTGTCGGTGAAGCGTTCGATCGGACGCCTCGCCTAG
- a CDS encoding ATP-binding cassette domain-containing protein: MIEFRHVTKRYSKDATALFDLNLSVAKGELLFLAGPSGAGKSTLLKMIAAIERPSSGSVEVNGQDIGRLNATGLAYLRRNLGLILQQQRLLADRSVLANVLLPLIVTGTPRDEAEKRARAALDKVGLLDKAQSDPLSLSGGEQQRVSIARAIVNRPQIILADEPTANLDRVSAARVIDAIKAFHAVGVTCLISTHDDNIYQPGARVIHLEQGRLVNDSQAAPAPQPAQVAS, translated from the coding sequence ATGATTGAATTCCGTCACGTCACCAAGCGCTATTCGAAAGACGCCACGGCGCTGTTCGACCTCAACCTCTCCGTTGCCAAGGGCGAACTGCTGTTTCTGGCCGGCCCGTCCGGCGCCGGCAAGTCGACCCTGCTGAAAATGATCGCCGCCATCGAGCGTCCGAGTTCGGGCAGCGTCGAAGTCAATGGACAGGATATCGGGCGCCTGAATGCCACCGGACTGGCCTACCTGCGCCGCAACCTCGGCCTGATCCTGCAGCAGCAGCGCCTGCTGGCAGACCGCTCCGTGCTGGCCAACGTGCTGCTGCCCCTGATCGTCACGGGCACCCCGCGCGACGAAGCGGAAAAGCGCGCCCGCGCCGCCCTCGACAAGGTGGGCCTGCTGGACAAGGCGCAATCCGACCCGCTGTCGCTCTCGGGCGGCGAACAGCAGCGCGTCTCGATTGCGCGGGCGATTGTCAACCGCCCGCAAATCATCCTTGCCGACGAGCCGACCGCCAACCTCGACCGCGTCAGCGCCGCCAGGGTCATCGATGCCATCAAGGCCTTCCATGCGGTGGGCGTGACATGCCTGATTTCCACCCATGACGACAATATTTACCAGCCTGGCGCCCGCGTGATCCACCTGGAGCAAGGTCGCCTGGTCAATGACTCTCAGGCGGCCCCGGCGCCGCAACCAGCACAGGTGGCTTCATGA
- the ftsY gene encoding signal recognition particle-docking protein FtsY, with protein sequence MFSFFKRKPKETAAPAAAPVEEIVAEKAQEPVAPVPLSPAVPLPAAATPPAPVIFPPPPEAVQEVEIIPAPAPSAEQKRSWLTRLKAGLSKTSASLTTLFVGAKIDDDLYEELESALLMADAGIDATQFLLDTLKKKVKDEKLTEAEQVKTALKALLIGLLTPLQKPLVLGRHQPMVMMIAGVNGAGKTTTIGKLAKHLQAHHQSVLLAAGDTFRAAAREQLAVWGERNNVTVIAQESGDPAAVAFDAVQSALARGTDVVMVDTAGRLPTQLHLMEELKKVKRVIGKSMAEAPHEVLLVIDGNTGQNALTQVKAFDDALQLTGLVVTKLDGTAKGGVLAAIARTRPVPVYFIGVGEGIEDLQPFNAQEFVDALLS encoded by the coding sequence ATGTTTAGTTTCTTCAAAAGAAAACCGAAAGAGACAGCCGCGCCTGCTGCCGCCCCTGTCGAGGAAATCGTTGCCGAAAAGGCACAAGAGCCAGTTGCGCCTGTGCCGCTGTCCCCTGCAGTACCCCTACCTGCAGCCGCAACGCCTCCTGCGCCGGTGATTTTTCCGCCCCCACCTGAGGCAGTGCAGGAAGTCGAGATTATCCCGGCTCCCGCGCCATCGGCTGAGCAAAAACGCTCATGGCTGACCCGGCTCAAAGCCGGCTTGTCGAAAACTTCTGCCAGCCTCACAACGCTGTTTGTCGGCGCCAAGATTGACGATGATTTGTATGAGGAACTGGAATCGGCGCTGCTGATGGCCGATGCCGGCATCGATGCCACGCAATTCCTGCTGGATACCCTGAAGAAAAAGGTCAAGGACGAGAAGCTGACCGAAGCCGAGCAAGTCAAGACGGCACTCAAGGCGCTGCTGATCGGTCTCCTGACGCCGCTGCAAAAGCCGCTGGTGCTGGGCCGCCATCAACCCATGGTCATGATGATCGCCGGCGTCAACGGCGCCGGCAAGACCACCACCATCGGCAAGCTGGCCAAGCATCTGCAAGCCCATCATCAATCGGTGCTGCTGGCCGCCGGCGATACGTTCCGCGCTGCGGCACGCGAACAGCTGGCGGTCTGGGGCGAGCGCAACAATGTCACCGTGATTGCCCAGGAATCGGGCGACCCGGCAGCCGTTGCCTTCGACGCCGTGCAGTCGGCGCTGGCCCGTGGCACCGACGTGGTAATGGTCGATACCGCCGGGCGCCTGCCGACCCAGTTGCACCTGATGGAAGAACTCAAGAAGGTCAAGCGCGTGATCGGCAAAAGCATGGCGGAAGCACCGCATGAAGTGCTGCTGGTCATCGATGGCAATACCGGGCAAAATGCGCTTACGCAAGTCAAGGCCTTCGACGATGCCCTGCAACTGACCGGCCTGGTCGTCACCAAGCTTGACGGCACCGCCAAGGGCGGCGTGCTGGCGGCAATCGCCCGCACACGCCCGGTGCCGGTGTATTTCATTGGCGTCGGCGAAGGCATCGAAGACTTGCAGCCTTTTAATGCGCAAGAATTTGTGGATGCCTTGTTAAGCTAA
- a CDS encoding pitrilysin family protein encodes MKSRIVVLICWLFACTSALAAGVPAQEFMLKNGMKVIVKEDRRAPTVAHMVWYRTGSMDEVNGTTGVAHVLEHMMFKGTKTLKPGEFSARVAALGGRENAFTSSDYTAYFQQIEKTRLPKVMALEADRMANLVLDKKEFEKEIKVVMEERRLRTDDQPLALVHEALNAVAYTAHPYHHPIVGWMSDLQNMTVEDARAWHDRWYAPNNAVLVVIGDVDAKAVLALAEKHYGRVPRKVVGSTKPQVEPPQRGMRRVVVKAPAENPYVALAYKVPALRDVEKDTDAYALDVLSAVLDGYDNARLNAKLVRTDRVANSAGASYSGVSRGPVMFVLDGVPAAGTTTEQLEKRLRAEVARIAAEGVSESELQRVKTQLIAEQIYKRDSIFGQAMEIGTMELSGLSHRDIDRIIEKLRLVTAAQVQAVAQKYFGEESLTVATLHPLPLEEKKATPVAALRH; translated from the coding sequence ATGAAATCGCGGATAGTCGTACTGATTTGCTGGTTGTTTGCGTGCACTTCTGCCCTGGCGGCAGGGGTGCCTGCCCAGGAATTCATGCTGAAAAACGGCATGAAAGTCATTGTCAAGGAAGACCGCCGGGCGCCCACCGTGGCCCACATGGTGTGGTATCGCACTGGCTCGATGGACGAGGTGAATGGCACCACCGGGGTTGCCCACGTGCTGGAACACATGATGTTCAAGGGCACCAAGACACTGAAGCCGGGTGAGTTCAGCGCCCGCGTGGCGGCGCTGGGCGGCCGTGAAAATGCCTTTACCAGCAGCGACTACACGGCGTACTTCCAGCAGATCGAAAAAACCCGCCTGCCCAAGGTGATGGCGCTTGAAGCCGACCGCATGGCCAACCTGGTGCTGGATAAAAAGGAATTCGAAAAGGAAATCAAGGTGGTGATGGAAGAGCGCCGCCTGCGTACCGACGACCAGCCGCTGGCGCTGGTCCACGAAGCCTTGAACGCTGTTGCCTATACCGCCCATCCTTATCACCATCCCATTGTCGGCTGGATGAGCGACTTGCAAAACATGACGGTCGAGGATGCCCGCGCCTGGCATGACCGCTGGTATGCGCCGAACAATGCGGTGCTGGTGGTGATCGGCGACGTCGATGCCAAAGCTGTGCTGGCGCTGGCCGAAAAACATTACGGCCGCGTTCCGCGCAAGGTGGTCGGCAGCACCAAGCCGCAGGTAGAGCCGCCGCAGCGCGGCATGCGCCGGGTGGTCGTCAAGGCGCCCGCTGAAAACCCGTATGTCGCGCTGGCCTACAAGGTGCCGGCCTTGCGCGATGTGGAAAAGGATACCGACGCCTATGCGCTCGATGTCCTCTCGGCAGTGCTCGACGGCTATGACAATGCCCGGCTGAATGCGAAACTGGTGCGCACCGACCGTGTTGCCAATTCCGCCGGCGCCAGCTACTCGGGCGTTTCGCGCGGGCCGGTCATGTTCGTGCTCGATGGCGTGCCGGCTGCGGGCACGACGACCGAGCAGCTGGAAAAACGCTTGCGTGCCGAAGTCGCGCGGATTGCCGCCGAGGGTGTCAGCGAGAGCGAGCTGCAACGCGTCAAGACGCAATTGATCGCCGAACAGATTTACAAGCGCGATTCGATTTTTGGCCAGGCAATGGAAATCGGCACGATGGAATTGTCGGGCCTGTCGCACCGGGATATCGACCGGATCATTGAAAAACTGCGCCTGGTCACTGCGGCGCAGGTACAGGCGGTGGCGCAAAAATACTTTGGCGAAGAAAGCCTGACGGTCGCCACCCTGCACCCCCTGCCGCTGGAAGAAAAGAAAGCCACGCCGGTTGCGGCGCTGCGCCACTGA
- a CDS encoding pitrilysin family protein, translating into MTKRLIIVAWMALCAMPAHAALKIETWKLDNGARVLFVESRSIPMLDVSVEFDAGARRDPAGKSGTASLTNAMLARGLQAGAAAEAEPAMSEAQISDAFADIAAQRGGGVGEDRGGVSLRTLTNAAERDAAVLLLARVLAQPGFPADFLARDKARTIAGIKEGLTKPEVIASRAFSRLLYGSHPYALEPTVASVEAVTREDLVAFHRQHYVANRAVIAMIGDITRAQADAIARQLTARLPQGEPLPVLPAVAPLKAVEERLAHPASQSHILIGTPAIQRGDPDFFALTVGNYVLGGGGFVSRLMQEVREKRGLSYSVYSYFDPLAQPGPFQIGLQTSQAQTNQALQVVRETVADFLRSGPTEKELQAAKDNLIGGFPLRIDNNRKILANIAVIGYYGLPLDYLDTWTANIAKVSRADIQAAFQRKIAVEKLATVVVGNNGVAGGAEGAK; encoded by the coding sequence ATGACAAAACGACTGATCATCGTGGCATGGATGGCCTTGTGCGCCATGCCTGCCCACGCCGCCCTGAAAATCGAGACCTGGAAACTGGATAATGGCGCCCGGGTATTGTTCGTGGAAAGCCGTTCCATCCCGATGCTTGATGTGAGCGTCGAATTCGACGCCGGCGCGCGTCGTGATCCCGCCGGCAAGTCCGGCACGGCATCCTTGACCAATGCGATGCTGGCGCGTGGCTTGCAGGCGGGCGCCGCGGCGGAGGCCGAGCCGGCCATGAGCGAAGCGCAGATTTCGGATGCCTTTGCCGATATCGCCGCCCAGCGCGGCGGCGGCGTCGGCGAGGATCGCGGCGGGGTATCCCTGCGCACCCTGACCAATGCCGCCGAGCGCGATGCTGCCGTGCTGCTGCTGGCACGCGTACTGGCGCAACCGGGCTTTCCAGCGGATTTTCTGGCGCGTGACAAGGCGCGCACCATCGCCGGCATCAAGGAAGGCCTGACCAAGCCGGAAGTCATCGCCAGCCGCGCATTTTCGCGGCTGCTCTATGGCAGCCATCCGTATGCCCTGGAACCCACGGTGGCGTCGGTCGAGGCGGTGACGCGCGAAGACCTGGTGGCGTTCCACCGCCAGCATTACGTCGCCAACCGCGCGGTGATCGCCATGATCGGCGATATCACGCGCGCCCAGGCCGATGCCATCGCGCGCCAGTTGACCGCGCGCCTGCCGCAGGGCGAACCCCTGCCGGTCTTGCCGGCGGTGGCGCCGCTGAAGGCCGTGGAAGAGCGCCTCGCCCATCCGGCCTCGCAGTCGCACATCCTGATCGGCACGCCGGCGATACAGCGCGGCGACCCGGATTTTTTTGCGCTGACTGTCGGCAACTACGTTCTGGGCGGCGGCGGTTTCGTCTCGCGCCTGATGCAGGAAGTGCGCGAGAAACGGGGGCTGAGCTATAGCGTGTACAGCTATTTCGACCCGCTGGCGCAGCCGGGACCATTCCAGATCGGCTTGCAAACCAGCCAGGCGCAAACCAACCAGGCCTTGCAGGTGGTGCGCGAAACCGTCGCCGACTTCCTGCGCAGCGGTCCGACCGAGAAGGAATTGCAGGCGGCCAAGGACAACCTGATCGGCGGCTTCCCGCTGCGTATCGACAATAACCGCAAGATCCTGGCCAACATTGCCGTCATCGGCTATTACGGCTTGCCCCTCGATTACCTCGATACCTGGACTGCGAACATTGCCAAGGTCAGCCGCGCAGACATCCAGGCAGCCTTCCAGCGCAAGATCGCCGTTGAAAAGCTGGCGACGGTGGTCGTTGGCAATAACGGCGTGGCCGGCGGCGCCGAAGGCGCCAAATAG
- the rsmD gene encoding 16S rRNA (guanine(966)-N(2))-methyltransferase RsmD has product MNKPQAKKAVPHQVRIIGGLWKRTPLPVADAAGLRPTPDRVRETVFNWINHLFDGAWEGRACLDLFAGSGALGFEAASRGAARVLMVENHSPALRQLEAVKGKLQASQVTVMRGDALARVRELAAGLALAQAVAGHAGRREGAFDIIFLDPPYHQDWLAKILPHCAALLQPGGLVYAEAEVPLVGLDAPWLAEWEIVRADKAGMVFYHLLQNGNMTGIQA; this is encoded by the coding sequence ATGAACAAGCCTCAAGCCAAAAAAGCCGTGCCGCACCAGGTGCGCATCATCGGCGGACTCTGGAAGCGCACGCCCTTGCCGGTGGCCGATGCCGCCGGCTTGCGGCCGACCCCGGACCGGGTGCGCGAGACGGTGTTCAACTGGATTAACCATTTGTTCGACGGTGCCTGGGAAGGGCGTGCATGCCTCGACCTGTTCGCCGGCAGCGGCGCGCTCGGGTTCGAAGCTGCCAGCCGCGGCGCCGCGCGCGTGCTGATGGTGGAAAACCACAGCCCGGCGCTGCGGCAGCTCGAAGCTGTCAAGGGCAAGCTGCAGGCATCGCAGGTAACGGTCATGCGCGGCGATGCGCTCGCCCGCGTGCGCGAACTGGCGGCGGGACTGGCGCTAGCGCAGGCGGTGGCAGGCCATGCCGGGCGGCGCGAAGGCGCCTTCGACATCATTTTTCTCGATCCACCGTATCATCAGGATTGGCTGGCGAAAATCCTGCCGCATTGCGCCGCGCTCCTGCAGCCTGGCGGACTGGTATATGCCGAAGCGGAAGTGCCTCTCGTCGGGCTGGATGCGCCGTGGCTGGCAGAGTGGGAAATCGTCCGAGCCGACAAGGCAGGAATGGTTTTTTACCATCTATTACAAAACGGAAATATGACTGGAATTCAGGCATAA
- the coaD gene encoding pantetheine-phosphate adenylyltransferase: MVTAIYPGTFDPLTRGHEDLVRRASGLFDKLIVGVADSQNKKPFFSLEERLEIANEVLGHYPNVQVETFSGLLKDFVRQHDGRVIVRGLRAVSDFEYEFQMAGMNRYLLPDVETLFLTPSDQYQFISGTIVREIASLGGDVSKFVFPSVEKWLKTKLAARVATSGN; encoded by the coding sequence ATGGTCACCGCAATTTATCCAGGTACGTTCGACCCGCTGACGCGTGGGCATGAAGATTTGGTACGGCGCGCCTCTGGCCTGTTCGATAAGCTGATCGTCGGTGTGGCCGACAGTCAAAACAAGAAACCGTTCTTTTCTCTGGAAGAGCGCCTGGAAATTGCCAACGAGGTGCTGGGGCATTATCCCAACGTCCAGGTAGAAACCTTTTCCGGTCTCCTCAAGGATTTCGTGCGCCAGCATGATGGCCGCGTGATCGTGCGCGGCTTGCGCGCTGTCTCGGACTTCGAATACGAATTCCAGATGGCCGGCATGAACCGTTACCTGTTGCCTGATGTCGAAACCCTATTCCTGACGCCATCGGACCAGTACCAGTTCATTTCGGGTACCATTGTGCGTGAGATCGCCAGCCTGGGCGGCGATGTTTCCAAGTTTGTATTTCCGTCGGTCGAGAAGTGGCTCAAGACCAAGCTCGCTGCGAGAGTCGCGACATCCGGCAATTGA
- a CDS encoding YfhL family 4Fe-4S dicluster ferredoxin, whose product MALMITDDCINCDVCEPECPNDAISMGPLIYEIDAHKCTECVGHYDEPQCQQVCPVNCIPFNPEWRETKEQLMAKYEALQATKAA is encoded by the coding sequence ATGGCACTGATGATCACGGACGATTGCATCAATTGCGACGTCTGCGAACCAGAATGTCCGAACGACGCGATTTCGATGGGGCCGCTCATCTATGAAATCGATGCGCATAAGTGCACCGAATGCGTCGGCCACTATGACGAGCCGCAATGCCAGCAAGTCTGCCCGGTCAATTGCATTCCCTTCAATCCCGAATGGCGCGAGACGAAGGAACAGCTGATGGCGAAATACGAAGCCTTGCAGGCTACCAAAGCGGCGTAA
- a CDS encoding MOSC N-terminal beta barrel domain-containing protein: MPILASLTLYPVKSCAGIALREAIVTRAGLMSDQIYDREWMVVDAGGNFLTQREHPKMAAIVPQIGLDALKLRAPGMLRLEIPLGLPDPEDERLVTVKVWDDSVPAYDCDETTAAWFSSYLGVPCRLVRFHPQARRIASTDWTGGIEAPTLFGDGYPMLVISQGSLDDLNAKLAAQGRAALPMNRFRPNIVIDGIGAYEEDFAGSITVGGAVIKPVKPCPRCRIPSIDQSTGEVGPSPLDILQAYRADPKIDGGLAFGMNAILLGGENQVLRVGQDAEVTLAF, encoded by the coding sequence ATGCCGATCCTGGCTTCACTCACCCTGTACCCGGTCAAATCCTGCGCCGGCATTGCCCTGCGCGAAGCCATCGTCACGCGCGCCGGCCTGATGAGCGATCAGATCTATGACCGCGAATGGATGGTGGTGGATGCCGGGGGCAATTTCCTTACCCAGCGCGAGCATCCGAAAATGGCCGCCATCGTGCCGCAGATCGGACTGGATGCACTGAAATTGCGCGCACCTGGCATGCTGCGCCTGGAAATTCCGCTGGGCTTGCCGGATCCGGAAGACGAGCGCCTTGTCACGGTCAAGGTGTGGGACGACAGTGTGCCGGCTTACGATTGCGATGAAACGACAGCCGCCTGGTTTTCCAGCTATCTGGGCGTTCCTTGCCGGCTGGTGCGCTTTCACCCGCAAGCCAGGCGCATCGCCAGCACGGACTGGACCGGCGGCATCGAGGCGCCCACCTTGTTTGGCGATGGCTATCCCATGCTGGTGATTTCGCAAGGCTCGCTGGACGACCTGAATGCAAAGCTGGCGGCACAGGGCCGCGCCGCTTTGCCGATGAACCGCTTCCGCCCCAATATCGTCATCGATGGAATCGGCGCCTACGAGGAAGATTTCGCCGGCAGCATTACCGTCGGCGGTGCCGTGATCAAGCCGGTCAAGCCCTGCCCGCGCTGCCGTATCCCGTCAATCGACCAGTCCACGGGCGAAGTCGGCCCCAGCCCGCTGGATATCCTGCAGGCCTACCGCGCCGATCCGAAGATCGACGGCGGCCTGGCCTTTGGCATGAATGCGATCTTGCTGGGAGGGGAAAACCAGGTGCTGCGGGTGGGCCAGGATGCCGAAGTCACACTGGCATTTTAG